A window from Pleuronectes platessa chromosome 6, fPlePla1.1, whole genome shotgun sequence encodes these proteins:
- the LOC128442691 gene encoding putative beta-lactamase-like 1 isoform X1: MKVKWTMLGMVVFFLLSVVMTSCFIWQYRMPKLKTAVVVKQVTVEEMCPRFPEPVPLKHPITSLRVALEKIDVLLRSSVHTTKLPAISAIVVLNDSVLWNGHFGKKNITDPSSSAPNEYTVYRIASLSKIFPTLMLYKLWEDGLVDSLDDPLEKYANNFTIKNPLGKSEGPASSSVRTLRSRSPALSLRRMASQVSGLPRRLRSTNLLWSGDTQSALILLQDDVLVADPGTRCHYSNVAFSLLANILAQKVTGTDFESWVSENILEKLRMEQTGFSLTPDIQRQMALGVYSNGQLAPLYNLGWYRPAGQMYSTTADMAKLMMALLGVHAGTLLRQDTLNTMMTPVLRCHSGYFANSTGTPWEINEQFGYDVVRKDGDLDGYAATLSLVPRLKLGLVVLMAGVRPAEQDIVSQAYSYLIPVVVNAFRDTQQMLKPPPDPAPYIGFFTFRNMTFYEIKVDSDGVIVMQQFGPQVDTTVPSNYRTIRLDYLQDRVFRVVFESPYPCKLKFNSASVSLEAQDRQIFNFYVFNKKGVSPGFDSPGLNTYKVTRIAGRPYLTS; this comes from the exons ATGAAGGTGAAGTGGACCATGCTGGGCATGGTCGTCTTCTTTCTGCTCTCTGTGGTCATGACTAGCTGTTTCATATGGCAGTACAGGATGCCAAAGCTGAAGACAG CAGTGGTTGTAAAACAAGTGACAGTAGAGGAGATGTGCCCTCGTTTTCCTGAGCCCGTGCCCCTCAAGCATCCAATCACATCACTGAGGGTTGCCTTAGAAAAG ATAGACGTACTCCTGAGGTCAAGTGTTCACACCACCAAGTTACCAGCGATATCAGCCATCGTGGTTTTAAATGATTCTGTTCTGTGGAACGGACACtttggaaagaaaaacataacTGACCCTTCCTCATCTGCACCCAATGAGTACACAGTGTACAG AATTGCAAGCCTCTCTAAAATCTTCCCCACACTGATGCTGTACAAGCTGTGGGAGGATGGCCTGGTAGACTCTCTGGATGACCCTTTGGAGAAGTACGCAAACAATTTCACCATCAAGAACCCACTTGGGAAAAGTGAGGGACCAGCATCCTCGTCAGTCAGAACCCTCAGGAGCCGCTCTCCAGCACTTAGTCTGCGCAGGATGGCCAGTCAGGTCTCTG GGTTACCCAGAAGATTGAGGTCAACTAATCTCCTCTGGAGTGGAGACACACAGTCAGCTCTGATTTTGTTGCAGGATGATGTCCTTGTGGCAGATCCAGGCACCAG ATGCCACTACAGCAATGTTGCTTTTTCCTTATTGGCCAATATTTTGGCCCAGAAGGTGACTGGCACAGACTTTGAGAGCTGGGTATCAGAGAACATTCTTGAAAAGCTCAGAATGGAGCAAACTGGATTCAGCTTAACTCCAGACATTCAGAGGCAGATGGCTTTGGGTGTGTACAGCAATGGCCAGCTGGCTCCACTCTACAACCTTGGCTGGTACCGACCTGCAGGTCAGATGTATTCCACTACTGCTGACATGGCCAAGCTCATGATGGCTCTTCTAGGTGTACATGCTGGGACCCTGCTCCGCCAGGACACCCTGAACACCATGATGACCCCAGTCTTACGATGCCATAGTGGCTACTTTGCAAACTCCACCGGTACACCATGGGAGATCAATGAGCAGTTTGGCTATGATGTGGTGAGGAAGGACGGCGACCTGGATGGTTATGCGGCCACCCTCTCCCTAGTACCAAGGCTAAAGTTAGGACTGGTAGTCCTGATGGCTGGGGTTCGGCCTGCAGAACAGGACATTGTGAGCCAGGCCTACAGCTATCTCATCCCTGTGGTGGTGAATGCTTTCAGAGACACTCAACAAATGCTCAAACCACCACCTGACCCAGCTCCCTATATTggtttttttacttttaggaATATGACCTTCTATGAAATCAAAGTCGATTCAGATGGAGTGATAGTGATGCAGCAGTTTGGACCACAGGTTGACACAACTGTGCCGTCCAATTACCGAACTATTCGCTTGGATTACCTTCAGGACAGGGTGTTCAGGGTAGTGTTTGAGAGCCCATACCCTTGTAAACTAAAGTTTAACAGTGCCTCAGTGTCCCTTGAGGCACAGGACAGGCAGATCTTTAACTTTTATGTCTTCAACAAAAAAGGTGTGTCACCAGGATTCGATTCCCCAGGGCTCAACACTTACAAAGTGACAAGGATAGCTGGCAGACCATACTTAACTTCATGA
- the LOC128442691 gene encoding putative beta-lactamase-like 1 isoform X2: protein MKVKWTMLGMVVFFLLSVVMTSCFIWQYRMPKLKTVVVKQVTVEEMCPRFPEPVPLKHPITSLRVALEKIDVLLRSSVHTTKLPAISAIVVLNDSVLWNGHFGKKNITDPSSSAPNEYTVYRIASLSKIFPTLMLYKLWEDGLVDSLDDPLEKYANNFTIKNPLGKSEGPASSSVRTLRSRSPALSLRRMASQVSGLPRRLRSTNLLWSGDTQSALILLQDDVLVADPGTRCHYSNVAFSLLANILAQKVTGTDFESWVSENILEKLRMEQTGFSLTPDIQRQMALGVYSNGQLAPLYNLGWYRPAGQMYSTTADMAKLMMALLGVHAGTLLRQDTLNTMMTPVLRCHSGYFANSTGTPWEINEQFGYDVVRKDGDLDGYAATLSLVPRLKLGLVVLMAGVRPAEQDIVSQAYSYLIPVVVNAFRDTQQMLKPPPDPAPYIGFFTFRNMTFYEIKVDSDGVIVMQQFGPQVDTTVPSNYRTIRLDYLQDRVFRVVFESPYPCKLKFNSASVSLEAQDRQIFNFYVFNKKGVSPGFDSPGLNTYKVTRIAGRPYLTS from the exons ATGAAGGTGAAGTGGACCATGCTGGGCATGGTCGTCTTCTTTCTGCTCTCTGTGGTCATGACTAGCTGTTTCATATGGCAGTACAGGATGCCAAAGCTGAAGACAG TGGTTGTAAAACAAGTGACAGTAGAGGAGATGTGCCCTCGTTTTCCTGAGCCCGTGCCCCTCAAGCATCCAATCACATCACTGAGGGTTGCCTTAGAAAAG ATAGACGTACTCCTGAGGTCAAGTGTTCACACCACCAAGTTACCAGCGATATCAGCCATCGTGGTTTTAAATGATTCTGTTCTGTGGAACGGACACtttggaaagaaaaacataacTGACCCTTCCTCATCTGCACCCAATGAGTACACAGTGTACAG AATTGCAAGCCTCTCTAAAATCTTCCCCACACTGATGCTGTACAAGCTGTGGGAGGATGGCCTGGTAGACTCTCTGGATGACCCTTTGGAGAAGTACGCAAACAATTTCACCATCAAGAACCCACTTGGGAAAAGTGAGGGACCAGCATCCTCGTCAGTCAGAACCCTCAGGAGCCGCTCTCCAGCACTTAGTCTGCGCAGGATGGCCAGTCAGGTCTCTG GGTTACCCAGAAGATTGAGGTCAACTAATCTCCTCTGGAGTGGAGACACACAGTCAGCTCTGATTTTGTTGCAGGATGATGTCCTTGTGGCAGATCCAGGCACCAG ATGCCACTACAGCAATGTTGCTTTTTCCTTATTGGCCAATATTTTGGCCCAGAAGGTGACTGGCACAGACTTTGAGAGCTGGGTATCAGAGAACATTCTTGAAAAGCTCAGAATGGAGCAAACTGGATTCAGCTTAACTCCAGACATTCAGAGGCAGATGGCTTTGGGTGTGTACAGCAATGGCCAGCTGGCTCCACTCTACAACCTTGGCTGGTACCGACCTGCAGGTCAGATGTATTCCACTACTGCTGACATGGCCAAGCTCATGATGGCTCTTCTAGGTGTACATGCTGGGACCCTGCTCCGCCAGGACACCCTGAACACCATGATGACCCCAGTCTTACGATGCCATAGTGGCTACTTTGCAAACTCCACCGGTACACCATGGGAGATCAATGAGCAGTTTGGCTATGATGTGGTGAGGAAGGACGGCGACCTGGATGGTTATGCGGCCACCCTCTCCCTAGTACCAAGGCTAAAGTTAGGACTGGTAGTCCTGATGGCTGGGGTTCGGCCTGCAGAACAGGACATTGTGAGCCAGGCCTACAGCTATCTCATCCCTGTGGTGGTGAATGCTTTCAGAGACACTCAACAAATGCTCAAACCACCACCTGACCCAGCTCCCTATATTggtttttttacttttaggaATATGACCTTCTATGAAATCAAAGTCGATTCAGATGGAGTGATAGTGATGCAGCAGTTTGGACCACAGGTTGACACAACTGTGCCGTCCAATTACCGAACTATTCGCTTGGATTACCTTCAGGACAGGGTGTTCAGGGTAGTGTTTGAGAGCCCATACCCTTGTAAACTAAAGTTTAACAGTGCCTCAGTGTCCCTTGAGGCACAGGACAGGCAGATCTTTAACTTTTATGTCTTCAACAAAAAAGGTGTGTCACCAGGATTCGATTCCCCAGGGCTCAACACTTACAAAGTGACAAGGATAGCTGGCAGACCATACTTAACTTCATGA